The Hypanus sabinus isolate sHypSab1 unplaced genomic scaffold, sHypSab1.hap1 scaffold_419, whole genome shotgun sequence genome window below encodes:
- the LOC132388823 gene encoding zinc finger protein 229-like: MAHQRVYTGERPFTCSVCGKGFTQSSDLMDHQRVHTGERPFTCWDCRKGFTCSSKLNVHQRVHTGERPFTCSDCGKGFTRSSDLLTHQSVHTGEWPFTCSDCGKGFTRSSDLLAHQSVHSGERPFTCSDCGKRFSHSSTLQRHKRLHTGERPFTCSDCGKGFTRSPDLLAHQSVHTGEWPFTCLDCGKGFTRTSKLKEHQRVHTGDRPFTCSDCGKGFTRSSKLKEHQRVHNGERPFTCSECGKGFIQSSHLLVHQLVHTGEQPFTCSDCGKGFTCPSKLKVHQRGHTGERPFTCTECGKGFTQSSHLQVHRSVHTGERPFTCSDCGKGFKSSSHLKVHQRLHTGERPFTCSDCGKGFIQSFHLQTHQSVHTGESPFTCSDCGKGFTFPSQVKVHQQIHTGERPFTCSDCGKGFTQSSHLQRHQRVHTG; encoded by the coding sequence atggctcaccagcgagtttacactggggagaggccattcacctgttcagtctgtgggaagggattcactcagtcatctgacctaatggatcaccagcgagttcacactggggagaggccgttcacctgttggGACTGTcgtaagggattcacttgctcatctaaactgaatgttcaccagcgagttcacactggggagaggccattcacctgctcagactgtggtaagggattcactcggtcatcggACCTActcacacaccagtcagttcacactggggagtggccgttcacctgctcagactgtgggaagggattcactaggtCATCCGACctgctggcacaccagtcagttcacagtggggagaggccattcacctgctcagactgtgggaaaagattcagtcATTCATCCACCTTACAGAGACATAAGCgacttcacactggagagaggccattcacctgctcagactgtgggaagggattcactcggtcacccGACCTGCTGgcgcaccagtcagttcacactggggagtggccattcacctgcttagactgtgggaaaggattcactcggacatctaaactgaaggaacatcagagagttcacactggagacaggccattcacctgctcagactgtgggaagggattcactcggtcatctaaactgaaggaacatcagagagttcacaatggggagaggccgttcacatgctcagagtgtgggaagggattcattcagtcatcccacctactggtacaccagttagttcacactggggagcagccgttcacctgctcagactgtgggaagggattcacttgcccATCTAAACTGAAAGTACATCAAcgaggtcacactggggagaggccattcacctgcacagagtgtgggaaaggattcactcagtcatcacaTCTACAAGTACAtaggtcagttcacactggggagaggccattcacctgctcagactgtgggaagggattcaaatcgtcatctcatctgaaggtacatcagcgactTCATACTGgggaaaggccattcacctgttcagactgtgggaaaggattcatacAGTCATTCCACCTAcaaacacaccagtcagttcacactggggagagtccattcacctgctcagactgtgggaaaggattcacttttcCATCTCaagtgaaggtacatcagcaaattcacactggggagaggccattcacctgctcagactgtgggaaaggattcactcagtcatctcatctacagagacaccagcgagttcacactgggtag